In a genomic window of Meleagris gallopavo isolate NT-WF06-2002-E0010 breed Aviagen turkey brand Nicholas breeding stock chromosome 1, Turkey_5.1, whole genome shotgun sequence:
- the XRRA1 gene encoding X-ray radiation resistance-associated protein 1 isoform X1 codes for MARRPRGERAGGWGGGHRDTGSAAIRMATAGLYKMADGSNYAANRFPARNILCNRREAGRCLLAPIATPQPWAEQGTTKETPEERRKPPSAVSAQENNEDHILDEPFLMKHHCLKNPSDLCSVNISGQNLVSAKEDDFEKFDCVAFINAAENLLTLEPFRKFPGLRELELSLNRLRNLKITAGEFKHLEDLDLSYNNLSPEDIWMLGDLSQLKVLRLTANRLRSLPADLAGSWGSAHLRFQSLEVLLLDDNHLSDPGVFVSLSHLRSLRELNLDRNRISAVPYLHQAESMQFSLHPTLDDGSFRAEWYQCLSSLWQQPRPSQHEGMEVPAELEMKKGQLEDIVLQNNGAPDRTEVVFNSDSQGCLMPGAPWEGVPSALKTLPALSTCRDICALFPVLEHLSLAFNKIMDETALLPVAFFPRLKQLTFHNNPLTTTRSGHPPLLTRLLQQKLGIQLVHHKSPAVRRWHFSIPLKASRKVSSHLPKVEKQPLMLEAPAEAFIWKPLPGMAEDPGRAAPLISSQPLPPISFTPAVGHGERDPSTAQEDVEAFFMTQVEDDSKPLLQPMAEDRLEKRSKQREEGSSWAVPERYKGYEELLGGDTDPDFIEPVGIQKNVQALYYVLKHPLVYRDAKPRLDSMQKPYVPQKKRCRMPDPPARKTKAEVLERILVAMRNSSTVTSVPLASALQKRKSSPKTYREALRLMEELQEVFETSKELAPGTTRLWDEVPVVKALLAASKQKRSKQLLLPGKKASKKVPKVTSTAGAGVG; via the exons ATGGCGAGGAGGCCGCGGGGGGAGCGCGCAGGAGGATGGGGCGGGGGGCACAGGGATACGGG GAGTGCTGCAATCAGGATGGCTACAGCAGGACTCTACAAAATGGCTGACGGGAGCAATTATGCAGCTAACCGCTTTCCTGCCAGGAATATTTTGTGCAACAGAAGAG AGGCTGGGCGCTGTCTGCTGGCGCCCATagccaccccacagccctgggctgaGCAAGGAACCACCAAGGAGACAccagaggagaggaggaagccTCCAAGTGCTGTCTCTGcacaagaaaataatgaagaccATATCCTGGATGAGCCATTTCTG aTGAAACACCACTGTTTGAAGAACCCTTCTGACCTGTGCTCTGTGAACATAAGCGGCCAAAATCTGGTCTCT GCTAAAGAAGATGATTTTGAGAAATTTGATTGTGTTGCTTTTATAAACGCTGCTGAGAACCTGCTGACTTTAG AGCCATTTCGGAAGTTTCCAGGGCTGCGGGAACTGGAACTTTCATTGAACCGACTCCGAAACCTGAAAATCACTGCTGGAGAGTTCAAGCATTTGGAA gATCTGGATCTCTCCTACAATAACTTATCCCCTGAAGACATTTGGATGTTGGGAGATCTGTCCCAGCTCAAGGTCCTTCGCTTGACAGCCAACAGGCTTCGGTCTCTGCCTGCAGACCTGGCGGGCTCCTGGGG ctctgctcattTGAGATTTCAGTCTCTAGAGGTCTTGCTGCTGGATGACAACCATCTGTCAGACCCGGGTGTCTTTGTGAGCCTGTCTCATCTCCGCAG CCTGAGGGAACTGAATCTGGACAGAAACAGGATTTCAGCAGTCCCCTACCTGCACCAAGCAGAGAGCATGCAGTTCTCCCTCCACCCTACGCTGGATGATGGCAGCTTCAGGGCAGAGTGGTACCAGTGTCTGAGCAGCCTCTGGCAGCAGCCCCGGCCATCGCAGCATGAGGGCATGGAGgtgccagcagagctggaaatgaagaaaggTCAGCTTGAAGACATCGTGTTACAGAACAACGGGGCTCCAGACAGGACTG AGGTCGTGTTTAATTCTGACTCTCAGGGATGCCTGATGCCG GGTGCTCCCTGGGAGGGAGTCCCATCTGCCTTGAAGACTCTGCCTGCTCTTTCCACGTGCAGAGACATTTGTGCTCTCTTTCCTGTACTGGAACATCtcagcctggccttcaacaAG ATTATGGATGAGACAGCCCTCTTACCTGTGGCTTTCTTCCCACGTCTGAAGCAGCTGACATTCCACAACAACCCTCTTACCACCACCCGCAGTG GGCACCCACCTCTGCTGACCCGGCTCCTCCAGCAGAAGTTGGGGATTCAACTTGTTCACCACAAGAGCCCAGCTGTGAGGAGGTGGCACTTCTCCATCCCTCTCAAAGCCAGCCGCAAG GTCTCATCTCATCTTCCCAAAGTCGAGAAGCAGCCACTGATGCTGGAAGCTCCTGCTGAAGCCTTCATCTGGAAACCACTCCCAGGCATGGCAGAGGATCCAGGAAGAGCTGCACCTCTGATCTCATCCCAGCCACTGCCTCCCATCAGCTTCACGCCAGCAGTCGGGCATGGGGAACGTgatcccagcacagcccaggaggATGTTGAAGCCTTCTTCATGACACAG GTGGAGGATGACTCCAAGCCTTTGCTGCAACCCATGGCAGAggacaggctggaaaagaggagCAAGCAGAGGGAGGAAGGCAGCTCCTGGGCTGTTCCAGAGCGGTACAAGGGCTATGAGGAGCTGCTCGGTGGAGACACTGACCCAGATTTTATTGAGCCAGTTG GGATACAGAAGAATGTGCAGGCACTCTACTATGTCCTGAAGCACCCCCTGGTGTACCGGGATGCTAAGCCACGACTGGACAGCATGCAGAAGCCCTATGTGCCTCAGAAAAAG CGTTGCAGGATGCCTGACCCTCCTGCTAGGAAGACGAAAGCAGAAGTCCTGGAAAGAATCCTGGTGGCCATGAGAAACAGCTCAACTGTCACAAGTGTCCCCTTGG CGTCTgctttgcagaagagaaaatccAGCCCCAAGACATACCGGGAGGCATTGAGGCTGATGGAGGAGCTCCAGGAGGTGTTTGAGACCAGCAAGGAGCTGGCCCCGGGCACGACCAGGCTTTGGGATGAGGTACCAGTGGTCAAAGCACTTCTTGCAGCTTCCAAGCAGAAGAGAtcaaaacagctgctgctgccagggaaGAAAGCGTCCAAGAAGGTGCCCAAAGTGACATCCACAGCAGGGGCAGGGGTTGGATAA
- the XRRA1 gene encoding X-ray radiation resistance-associated protein 1 isoform X2, with the protein MATAGLYKMADGSNYAANRFPARNILCNRREAGRCLLAPIATPQPWAEQGTTKETPEERRKPPSAVSAQENNEDHILDEPFLMKHHCLKNPSDLCSVNISGQNLVSAKEDDFEKFDCVAFINAAENLLTLEPFRKFPGLRELELSLNRLRNLKITAGEFKHLEDLDLSYNNLSPEDIWMLGDLSQLKVLRLTANRLRSLPADLAGSWGSAHLRFQSLEVLLLDDNHLSDPGVFVSLSHLRSLRELNLDRNRISAVPYLHQAESMQFSLHPTLDDGSFRAEWYQCLSSLWQQPRPSQHEGMEVPAELEMKKGQLEDIVLQNNGAPDRTEVVFNSDSQGCLMPGAPWEGVPSALKTLPALSTCRDICALFPVLEHLSLAFNKIMDETALLPVAFFPRLKQLTFHNNPLTTTRSGHPPLLTRLLQQKLGIQLVHHKSPAVRRWHFSIPLKASRKVSSHLPKVEKQPLMLEAPAEAFIWKPLPGMAEDPGRAAPLISSQPLPPISFTPAVGHGERDPSTAQEDVEAFFMTQVEDDSKPLLQPMAEDRLEKRSKQREEGSSWAVPERYKGYEELLGGDTDPDFIEPVGIQKNVQALYYVLKHPLVYRDAKPRLDSMQKPYVPQKKRCRMPDPPARKTKAEVLERILVAMRNSSTVTSVPLASALQKRKSSPKTYREALRLMEELQEVFETSKELAPGTTRLWDEVPVVKALLAASKQKRSKQLLLPGKKASKKVPKVTSTAGAGVG; encoded by the exons ATGGCTACAGCAGGACTCTACAAAATGGCTGACGGGAGCAATTATGCAGCTAACCGCTTTCCTGCCAGGAATATTTTGTGCAACAGAAGAG AGGCTGGGCGCTGTCTGCTGGCGCCCATagccaccccacagccctgggctgaGCAAGGAACCACCAAGGAGACAccagaggagaggaggaagccTCCAAGTGCTGTCTCTGcacaagaaaataatgaagaccATATCCTGGATGAGCCATTTCTG aTGAAACACCACTGTTTGAAGAACCCTTCTGACCTGTGCTCTGTGAACATAAGCGGCCAAAATCTGGTCTCT GCTAAAGAAGATGATTTTGAGAAATTTGATTGTGTTGCTTTTATAAACGCTGCTGAGAACCTGCTGACTTTAG AGCCATTTCGGAAGTTTCCAGGGCTGCGGGAACTGGAACTTTCATTGAACCGACTCCGAAACCTGAAAATCACTGCTGGAGAGTTCAAGCATTTGGAA gATCTGGATCTCTCCTACAATAACTTATCCCCTGAAGACATTTGGATGTTGGGAGATCTGTCCCAGCTCAAGGTCCTTCGCTTGACAGCCAACAGGCTTCGGTCTCTGCCTGCAGACCTGGCGGGCTCCTGGGG ctctgctcattTGAGATTTCAGTCTCTAGAGGTCTTGCTGCTGGATGACAACCATCTGTCAGACCCGGGTGTCTTTGTGAGCCTGTCTCATCTCCGCAG CCTGAGGGAACTGAATCTGGACAGAAACAGGATTTCAGCAGTCCCCTACCTGCACCAAGCAGAGAGCATGCAGTTCTCCCTCCACCCTACGCTGGATGATGGCAGCTTCAGGGCAGAGTGGTACCAGTGTCTGAGCAGCCTCTGGCAGCAGCCCCGGCCATCGCAGCATGAGGGCATGGAGgtgccagcagagctggaaatgaagaaaggTCAGCTTGAAGACATCGTGTTACAGAACAACGGGGCTCCAGACAGGACTG AGGTCGTGTTTAATTCTGACTCTCAGGGATGCCTGATGCCG GGTGCTCCCTGGGAGGGAGTCCCATCTGCCTTGAAGACTCTGCCTGCTCTTTCCACGTGCAGAGACATTTGTGCTCTCTTTCCTGTACTGGAACATCtcagcctggccttcaacaAG ATTATGGATGAGACAGCCCTCTTACCTGTGGCTTTCTTCCCACGTCTGAAGCAGCTGACATTCCACAACAACCCTCTTACCACCACCCGCAGTG GGCACCCACCTCTGCTGACCCGGCTCCTCCAGCAGAAGTTGGGGATTCAACTTGTTCACCACAAGAGCCCAGCTGTGAGGAGGTGGCACTTCTCCATCCCTCTCAAAGCCAGCCGCAAG GTCTCATCTCATCTTCCCAAAGTCGAGAAGCAGCCACTGATGCTGGAAGCTCCTGCTGAAGCCTTCATCTGGAAACCACTCCCAGGCATGGCAGAGGATCCAGGAAGAGCTGCACCTCTGATCTCATCCCAGCCACTGCCTCCCATCAGCTTCACGCCAGCAGTCGGGCATGGGGAACGTgatcccagcacagcccaggaggATGTTGAAGCCTTCTTCATGACACAG GTGGAGGATGACTCCAAGCCTTTGCTGCAACCCATGGCAGAggacaggctggaaaagaggagCAAGCAGAGGGAGGAAGGCAGCTCCTGGGCTGTTCCAGAGCGGTACAAGGGCTATGAGGAGCTGCTCGGTGGAGACACTGACCCAGATTTTATTGAGCCAGTTG GGATACAGAAGAATGTGCAGGCACTCTACTATGTCCTGAAGCACCCCCTGGTGTACCGGGATGCTAAGCCACGACTGGACAGCATGCAGAAGCCCTATGTGCCTCAGAAAAAG CGTTGCAGGATGCCTGACCCTCCTGCTAGGAAGACGAAAGCAGAAGTCCTGGAAAGAATCCTGGTGGCCATGAGAAACAGCTCAACTGTCACAAGTGTCCCCTTGG CGTCTgctttgcagaagagaaaatccAGCCCCAAGACATACCGGGAGGCATTGAGGCTGATGGAGGAGCTCCAGGAGGTGTTTGAGACCAGCAAGGAGCTGGCCCCGGGCACGACCAGGCTTTGGGATGAGGTACCAGTGGTCAAAGCACTTCTTGCAGCTTCCAAGCAGAAGAGAtcaaaacagctgctgctgccagggaaGAAAGCGTCCAAGAAGGTGCCCAAAGTGACATCCACAGCAGGGGCAGGGGTTGGATAA